From the genome of Dermacentor andersoni chromosome 3, qqDerAnde1_hic_scaffold, whole genome shotgun sequence:
aatcgccacagAGGACGAAGTCTTTGCCAAGGTGACTAGCCAAACGCAGCAGGCAGGAGGGTTCCCAAGGCTGGCAGGGCCGGACATACACACAGGCGATAGTAGTGTCCACGCCCCCGATGCGTACGCGCACTGCACAGCACTCAAACGGCCCGCCAGTCAGGTCAGCCACTTGTATCTCCGCCTGGGGTAGCTCTCACCTCACGTACACTGCGCAGCGGGGAGCTCCTTGCTGATGTGTGTCATCGAGGTAGGGGGCGGCCTGGCATAATTCCTGTGAGCAGGAAGTGCGAGCACTGTAGCCCACGTAGCCTGGCAGTCGCAGCTTCTCTGCAGCAACGTACACCTCCTGCAGAGCAAGCACATCGTATTTACTCTGCAGGAGATGTAGCGAGAGGTCCGCATGCCGCCGCCGCAGTGAGTTGACGTTCCACTGGAGAACACTTGGACGACGGCGGCCCTTCCTTGTAGCAGAGGAATCAGCCATATTGGGTGGTCTGGTTCTGGAGTGCCACTGCCTGTAGGCAGATGGTGTGGAGCTGGTGGTCAGCAGGAAGCATGGTGCTGACTGCCTGCATAGTCAGCAGCAGGTTTGCCACCAGCTGTTCCACGGTTGTCTGCACCaggggggtggtaggaggtgtgGTCGAGAGGACAGCAGTGGCCTGCGACACCGGGCGTTGGGAGCTGCGTGGGGCTGGTACCGGACGCCTTGAAAGATCAGCGATGCCCTTGACTGCGTTTGCATAGGAGCGCAACGAGGGTGTAGTGGCCTGCTCCAACTGGCTCTCCTCACGGACCGCTGCCCGCACCGCACGCCTGGACAGTGCAGTGGTGGAGGACGCCATGATGGTGGCTACCCGTCGTTCCTCCTGCCACTTGGGACAGGCCGGAGTGTCCGCGGTATGGGCGCCACCGCAGTTCACACAGCGGACTGTCTGGCAAGGGGAGCCTTCAGGGTGACTCCTGCCACAGGAAATGCAGCCTGTCGGCCACTTGCAGCTCTCCACCACGTGGCCGAAACGGCCACATTGCCGGCACTGTAGTGGACGAGGCCTTGTCGGCCTTACCCTGAACCAGAGCTTGAAGATGCTCACTTGTTCAGGGGGGACCGGCCCCGCAAACCGTATGGTTACCGTGCTGCTGTCCTTTGTTGCTGTGAGGACTGGAACGGAAGACTCGATGGCCTCCAGCAGGTCCTTGTGAGCAGGCATCCCGTCCATCCCGTGTATGTAGCCGGTGCTCTTTCCACGCTCAGCCGGCAGGTAGGCCGTCACTGGAATGCCATGGAGCTCGGTGACTGCCAGCAGCTCCTCAAGGCATGCCCGAGTGGTCGTATCGGCGGCCACAATGTTGCGCTTGTGGTTGACGCGCACCACAGCAACACCGGCCCGCGATGAGAGGGCCGCCGCGAGTGCGAGGCGCGGTGCTCCCCTGAAGGCTCCGCCGGGCGCCGAGGGTCGGAAGAGCACCGTACCGATGACCGCAGGGTCGACCGGGAGTGCTGCAGTCTCCAGGGCCCTCGCACGCCGCCTGTCCCACCTCGACTTCACGAGTGTGAAGCCATCTGAGGTTGGCTCGCTGGCGGGTGACGTCCGCCTCAGTACAGCCGCTGCAGGCACGCTGGGGTGACAGGGCTGGCGGGCGGGCGCCGCGAGCCGTCCGAAGCGACGGGAGACGAAGACGAGGCAACGGCAGGAGCTTTGTTGTGCCTCTGGTGCTTCTTCCCCCCTCGCTTCAGCAGCGGGGCAGGCTGGCGTGGCGGGTCCTTCAGGAACCGCGCCGCGGGGTGCTCGGGGCCCTGCTTGGACGAGCCGGGAGGAGGTTCGTCCGCCAGCTCCATCGCGTTTGCAGGAGGCGCGAAACAGGTCACTGACGCCTCAGCGGGACGCCGATAGGTGGCGCCCGCCGTTTTCGGAGGGGGGGTACTTTTTTacctttattagctagtgttttgaagtgttttctgtTGCATGGAGTAgaggcgcaaattttgaattcttggtaagAGTAgcaaacgtaccggctttgtctaggtctggtggctcccccgttaggcctagttGGTAGGAGGGACCTATTGATAGGCTTAGttaattctttcagctagctcctcggattcttacatggagtagggagtgataatttttattttagtttgggacagcggtcgaggtcggctttgctTGAGTGATTTGGCCAGCTTcctcgttgggcctagggacgtaggcctagcgatgaaatcgaagaacgtgaaggccgcgggggacggggagcaagtgcagtgcgacgagtgcctgcgatggtgcttcctcgacgaaactaagttccagaatttagcagacacggaggggtctagcttcacgtgcaggtcgtgcgagggcctcagggaagccgtccaaaaactggaagggaattgggcagCTAAGTTCGACGAGCTTAAGGCAGACCTGAGGGAGGaacaggagaagcgggtagcactgtaGGCGAGAGTTGACAATTTCGTCAaagtggaggcggcccaggccgcgcagttagtaaggaccgtggccgagcttgaagaaaaagaaaggagcgccgaactggaAAGGCGGCTCGACGCGCTGGAGACGTGGGCAGCGGAGAAGGTCGGGTCAGGACAGCAAAGTGCTTGCAAAAgctcagaaagtagggtagaacctacaggcgaagtgggaggcagggagccacaGCAAGCCGTCctcagctcgccgccggtgaaacGGCGTAGTTATAGTGAAGCTGCACAAcgcgccccgagtgaggcgacgctgcagccacaggggcgccagcggGCGCAAAGGGAGGGGCAGCGGACACAGGCTGCAGTCGAACGGTTTGCACGTAGAAGGGTCCTGGTGATAGGGGACTCCAATGTGGGGAGGGCCGAACAGGGCGTGATGGCGAGAGTGAAGGCGGACGGGCGAGTACCGGTGGAGGCGCAAGCGGGCAAGGGCATGGCGGAAGCAATGACCAAGGCGCGGGAAGCAGTTGGGGTCAGCACGGAGAGCGACAGCTTGGTCATTATGCATTCTGGGCTCAATGACGTGCTTAAGGGGAGAAACCAGGACCTTGAGAGGCACATTGAGACTGGGCTGAGTAAGCTTAGAGAGGCCTCCGGGAGGGTGCATGTGACCATATGCACTATCCCAGAGGTCCAGGGCCAGGCTTACCAGGTAGAAAGGAGGGTGGTTGAGGCCAATCGGGTCATTAGGAGTCTGAGCGGACGACTCGGGTACAGCGTCATGGAGGTCAACAGGGACGTGTACGGAACCGGCTTCCGGCCTTTTGTGcaggatggcattcactacagtGGTGCCACTGGCAAAATGATAGGGGGCAGGATGGGTAGCCAGGCAACAGCTTTTTTAGGGGGACCCAGAGCCCTGAAAGAAGCAGTGTAGGCGTGGACGATTCGAGGCAGAAGCCACAAACACGCAAACATCGGTACTGTAGGAGAGGTGACAGGAATAAGCGCAAGAGCCAAATTAAGTCAGACATAGGGTTCATTAACATGCAAGGTGGAAGAAATAGGCTAAAATGGGAGGAAATCGAAGAACAACTAAGACAGGAGAACTTAATGGTTTATGGGTTTGTAGAGACACATCTTAGGGACATGGAACAACCCCCCTGTAACCCTGATTATGCATGGGAATACTGCAAcagagtgcagggtagcagaaaGGATGGGGGAATTGGAGCACTCattcataaaaataaaaattggcaaagggtcaaacaggaatgcaaggatcatttatggctaaaaggaaaagtagcaggggcgaaaacacttctaggctttgtatacctttggacaggatcaaatgctaaagaggaaaacaagaaaatgtTGGACTGTATAGCAGCGGACATCAATGAGCTAGGAAAAGGATGTGAAGTAATTGTATTAGGAGACATGAATGCGCATGTTGAAGATATGGATGGGTACACAGACTCCACAGGTAACATGCTGCTGGATATGTGTGAGAGGCTTAACTTAGTTGTCTGTAACTCTACTGAAAAGTGTGACGGGATCATAACATGAGAGGTAGGGGGTCGACACTCGACAATAGATTATGCATTAATGTCACATAGGATGTGCGATAGATtaggagccatgattatagatgAACAGGGCTCCAGAAGTATAGGTAGCGACCACAAACGTATCAAGTTGAGTTTTAAGAGGGAAACTAAAGCACGAACGACGCGCGAGGAAACGCCAGATGTGATTTTTTACTCAGAATACCAAGTGGAAATAGCggccaaacaaattgaagaggaaatatcagagggtactgaaattgattggacttacccaaagttaatgagactatttgagcgtgagctaggtaaggcgcgagtcaggaaaacaaggcaagggatacgaaaactcaagagctggtgggatgaagaggttaagaaggccataaagaaacgtcaggaagcctccagggaacacaggtattccaaaagtaagggagaacctgaagcagaagtagagaggaaatgggtaaactacataaaatgcaAAAGGGAAGCATCCTATTTGATCAACAAGAAAATCGAGACAAAAGGGTCCCAATGGCTGTcaaaaataagcaataaaaaagataaacaggcagctagaaaattctggcaacatctgaactccttgggtaataggacaagcctagagcagaggtatatagtaacagctcaaggtactcggttagaaggagaggaggcaatggagcatataggaaccatgatgagggaaaaatttacaaaacagagaaatggtacatgcagtaCGTCGGAGAGGGATAGCCCGGTCAACCCACTGCTTTCGCTTGGACAAAAAGAATGGGAAAGGGCTGAGAAGAGGGTACCAAGTACCACATCGGCAGGCCCCGATGGTATTCCAATTacgttaataaagaaattgggcccgaaatctaagaaagcattgagggaggtggtgagcaaaatgctagcggatggtaaagtacctgacgatcgaatggaggctaagtaggatgagaatgatatataagggaaagggggacaaagctgacataaataactaccggcctataagagtgacgtcagtggtttacagggtggttatgcagattatgaaggacagactgcaggcatgggtagagaacgagggggtacttggagagctacaaaatgggttccggaagcataggaggctagaagacaatctgttctcgctaacacagtgcattgaaatagctgaaaaggaacacagacccctatAACTGGCTTTTTTGgacatcaagggagcctatgacagggtacttcaagagggcttgtggggcattctggaaactttaggagtgcaagatggagtaaccaatttGTTAAAATATATCTATAAAGGTAACCGGGTGAAtatacaatgggaaaagcaggtttcggagcctgtaatgattcggcgggggcttaggcaggggtgcccattgtcacctctgatgtttatgctgtacctacaaggtttaCAGGCCgaaatacagcaaagcggactcggcttcaacctatcatttttcaaacaaggaaaattgattgaacagtcattacccggactgatgtacgcggatgatattgtattaatggctgacaatgcaGAAGATCTGCAGACATTAATagacatatgtggtacagaaggagacagattaggcttgaagtttagcaaagaaaaatcagcagtcatgatttttaatgataacatttgcggtgagcataagatacaggaggccacgctggagatagtcgataaatacaagtaccttggggtgtggataaataatggcattgagtatctgacagagtacgaaaaatatctaacgactaaaggtaacagaagtgcagcgattatgaagagtagggcactgtggaactacaataggtacgaggtagtacgagggatatggaagggggtaatggtaccaggcctgacttttgccaatgcagttctatgtattagaacagagacccggcaacagttggaaattaggcaacgtggtgtgggtaggctcgctctgggagcacatggcaagacaccaaatcttggagtgcagggggatctgggatggtcttctttcgagggcagagaggctagtagcaagatagcatttgaggagcgattgagaaaaatgggggaaattcggtgggctaggaaggttttcagtttcttatacacgaggaatgttgacacgaggtgaaggaagcgaactagaaaattgacaagcaaatacttgggcagtagCGGGGGGACAGGTCAGGAATCATCTGCCaggaaaaaggttaaggagacagagaggggtatgtggaaaacggagatgcaaaccaaatcggcattagagacatacaggacatttaagcaagaaaaagccaaagaaaatatttatgataactctaagggaaactcactgttgtttgaagccaggacaggtgtactgcggactaaaacgtaccgagccagataccaggagatagatttggtgtgcgaggcgtgtggagaggaggaggaaacggctgaacacctgatacttgcttgtaaacaacttcaccctgcagttgaatctaacggggaactattcaaagatttgggttttaaagacagtgaaagtagaatagactttgaacaggtagaaatatttaaacggagactatctgattggtggataatatcaacgcaaaagtaaaggagtaaatacataggtatgcatgcatatagaaccatcaaaggctaggtggcgcgcgccgccgccgcccgattcaaagggttgagcctcaatcatccatccatccatccggggcTCCTGCTTGGGCGGCCGGAGAGGAGAGGGTGGCGGCTGCTTCTCGGGAGGGTGGCAAGATGGCGCTGCCCTGGCCTGCCTGCTCTATGTGGCCGCTGGCTTCAACGTGTTGCTCCGCGCTGGGGGGAGCATTCGGCGGCTGCTTGCGAGGCGCggttgcgtcgtcgtcgtcgctctccgTTTCACGAGCTCGTTTTCTGGAGCTCGACAGGTTCATGTCCTCGTCGTCAGAGGAAGGGAGCGGGACTGAAGCATGGGGCTCCTCGCTTGCTGAGAAACCCTCCGCGGGAGGCTCCGAGGCTACCTCGGGGGCTGACGGCTTCGTGGTGCCTCCTGGAGCATCCTCAATCTGTGAGGGAACCACGGGTGGATCAGTGGTGGTGGTGGCCCGTCGACGAAGCCATTCGCCCACCATACGTGAGGCCCTCACATGTAGATCCTCCCTGGCGCGTAGCTCGTCAAGGGACGCGGGGCCGAGCGTCACCCGGCTCATGCTAGCATGGCGTCGGTGGCGCACGGGCGGCGGGCGCTCGCTTGGCGAGCGAAACTCCATCATAGGCTGCGATGGCCTCTTCTCGCGAGCGGGAAGAAGGCCAAGTGCAGCGAAGGCGCGTCACACGTGTAGCTCGAAGGTCGCAGGAAGCGTCCGTTGTCGTGCTCGGAATATGGCGAGGAAGAGCGCGTGAGACGCTGTAGCGTCTGCTGCTGACTCAGGAGCTCCAAACCTCACGTCCGCACATGATGGTAGCTCCGCGAGCTTCGGGGTAGACGCCAGGTGGCGCCGAGCAGTGCGGACGCGCTCTCAACAGCTCCGTCTACGATTGTATCCTGTTGCGGCCAAAATCAACGGACAACTCCCGAAATTGCACCAGATATACCGGAAGGCGTAAGGATGTCGCCGATACCAAGTTTTTGGTGATGCAAATCCCGGTTCTTCCGAAATCGAAGACCATCGCCTGCACTTCGACTCGCCACGCTAACCCTAACAGCTGGTGCGGAGAGCGCGACTCCAGGAGCCCGTACGCGGTCTAACCGCTACGTGGCGAGCAGCACTCCACCCGATATGGAACCGGACCAACCATGGACCACAACGCACAAGGACCAGTCACGAGTGTCGATGACGACTTTCTCTCGGCTGACGAGGTGAATTACGAGGAGTCCGCCACCGACGCTGAGAACGCCGAGGACATCAGCAAGCAAGGTCAGTGGCAAATAGCATTATCCCTACGAACGCGcgagaaaataagaaaagaagcgCGGACCGCCGAGTCGAATGGCGGGGTCAACCACCCCAACCACGAAGCAGGAGTGGAGCAACGCGCCGGAGATGCTCGGCGCGTCGCGCTTGCGCAAGGACAACGGGAGCGCCCTAGCTCCGGAGGAGCAAGCGACGGGCCCGTGACGCAATATTACCTACAGGAGAGAGAGCTATGACGACGCATGGCGGAAAGGGGCCACCCACGCCGAAAAGCACCCTTTCTACCCAAGAATGACATGAAATCATTATTAGACCGAAACCAGGATTGGCGATTCGGGAATTGCGCACGCATGAGGTATCCAGAGCAATAGTCCAGGCGTGTGGCGGACCTGCAAACATCACAGGAGACGATTTCTTGCTGCGGATACGGCCGGGCTCTAACATCGTCATAGCAAGCACACCCGAAGAACGAACAGCGCAACGGATCCTGAGGATCAAGGAGCTGGAGCTGCGAGGCAACAGACATTCTGTAAACACCTACATCTCCACGCCTGAAAACCTCCTTAAGGGAGTCATACACGGACTGGAGCCTGGAACTACAGAAGACGAACTCATCAACAACCTAAGAGTACGCAAGGGGTACGAATACTCTACGCCCGTATGCTTGGCAAATCGAGGATGGCAGTGCTGACGTTCGATGGCCCCATCGTGGCACGCTACGTATATTACTACGGTGGCGAGACGCCATGTATACCCTACCAACCCACTCGACAATACTGCAAGATATGCCAAAATCAAGGACATAGGACGGATGTCTGTCCAACGCCAACTATCAAGGCTTGTGCGAAATGTGGCCTCCGCGACCCACCAGCGGACCATGAGTGTGAGCCCAAGTGTGTCCTGTGCGGGGGAGCTCATCCTACAGCGGCACCAGAGTGCACCAAAAAACTGAAGCACGTCCCGCAAAGGGGAAAACAGCGTATGAGACAACATAACCAGGTCACAGGGACCCCCAAGAAGAGGTGGCTCAGTTCGGATCGAGAGAACTCTGACTCGCCGCAGAGGTCCCGCTCGCGTACTAGGTCGACATCCCGAGGCCGATCCAACTCTCGGGGCAGAAAACAGGAGGAGAAGCAAAGCACCAGCCAACAGAAGAGCAAGAAACAATCTCCAAAGAATGAAGGCGAGAAAaacaaggtgagctggtcagcaATAGCCTCCCAACACACACCTCAAACAGCTGCACAGATAACGCGCCTAGAACGAGAGCTAGAACTCATGAGAGTTCGCTTAGGCGACTTAGAGCGTGAGAATGCAATGCTAAAGCAAATGCAGTCGCAGCAACAGAACACACAGGCTAAACAGGCGCGATCAGAGCAAGCTTCGGGGCAAGCTGTACAAGCACCCCAAAAGCGCCCTAGAATACACTCGGTCGAAACACTCCAGACACAAATCCAAGAGACTTTCGAACAACTATTACCCTCAATAGCGCAACAGATCACCCAACAGGTGTCAGCCCAAAtaacacaacaactaacgcaacaAATGACTGAGTTTGAAGTGAGGTCCGACAAAAAACTCCAGGCTCTGCAAATTGAAATCATGAAAACGGGGCGTAAGCAAATTACCGGAGCCAACATTAGAGAGAGAGCCGAGAAGCCA
Proteins encoded in this window:
- the LOC126535642 gene encoding uncharacterized protein, encoding MDYSEAAQRAPSEATLQPQGRQRAQREGQRTQAAVERFARRRVLVIGDSNVGRAEQGVMARVKADGRVPVEAQAGKGMAEAMTKAREAVGVSTESDSLVIMHSGLNDVLKGRNQDLERHIETGLSKLREASGRVHVTICTIPEVQGQAYQVERRVVEANRVIRSLSGRLGYSVMEVNRDVYGTGFRPFVQDGIHYSGATGKMIGGRMGSQATAFLGGPRALKEAV